TTAGTCATAAGGCACAACTTTGATTGAACCGTTCCTTAGGCTGGATTTGGTAGTGACATGCCTTTTTGTCACTTAATCGGGAACGCAGAGATGGATATCCTGTCCATCAAGACAATAATACGAAAGTTTTTGTAATAAAAAACATCCCCGCTTGTGCTGATGTATAAGCGGGGATGCTTTGAGTTATCTTTTTTTACCGAACGAAATGTCAAGCTTACGCATCCTATGGCGCAGGGTGGAGGCGTTGATTCCCAAAATCTGGGCGGCTCCTTCAGTTCCTTCAATCTTACCCTTACAATGACGCAGTGCTTTTTCAATGTACATGCGCGTCACCTCATCCAACGTAGGAAATGTTCCCTGTGTCTCTAGAGTCACGGACGTTGCGGCGGGAAGTGCTGTGGGCGCGATGTTGTACGTGGTTTGAGGAAAGGACCCTATGGTGGTTTCTGGTGAGGTCAACGTTGAGAAGGTTAGGGGAGCGCCTTGTCCTAAAATTATCTGGCGCTCAACAACGTTATGCATCTCACGCACGTTCCCCGGCCAACGGTAATTGGTCAAATTTTCTATTCCTTCGGGAGTGACAGCTGGTTGCTGTACCCCAAGCTTTGCAGAACAGCTGTTCAGGAAGTGGGCAAGCAGTAATGGAATATCCACTTGGCGTTCACGTAACGGCGGAATAACAACTGGAAATGTGCTGAGTCGGAACCATAAATCTTCGCGGAATTTTCCTTCGTTCACCAGCTTTTTTAAATCTCTGTGTGTGGCTGCAACGATTCGGGCATCAATGGGTATTTCAGTGTCACCGCCAACGCGTTCAATGGTTTTTTCTTGCAAAACCCGAAGGAGTCGAACCTGAGCATCCGGCGGTAGTTCGCCGATTTCATCAAGAAGTAATGTGCCACCGTTGGCTCGCTCAAAGCGACCTTTGCGCTGCTGTGCCGCACCAGTGAATGCACCTTTTTCATGTCCGAAAAGGACGCTGTCTACGAGAGAATCCGGAATAGCTCCACAGTTGACCGTGATGAACGGTTTGTCGCGTCGGGGAGACATGCGATGCAGGGCGTTTGCCAGTACTTCTTTACCAACACCGGTTTCTCCTAACAGCATAACCGGCACATCTGTGTTTGCGACTTGAGAGATCATATTCATGGTCGTTTTCAAGCCTGTGCGTGCGCCGATAATGGTCTCACCAGCTTTTTTGGCGAGCTCTCGTTGCAGGAATTTGTTGTCGTCCTGAAGTTGGTCCTTAACGGCTTTTAATTCATCGAATTTAAGCGCGTTGACCATGGCAATGGCGAGTGGGTCGCCAAGGGAAGATAGGGCTTCTATTTCTTTTTCAGAAAAAGCATACGGCTTGGAGCGTAGGAAAGTAGCTACACCAAGGAGTTCTCCATCAATACGTAGATAACAAATGACACCGGAAAAATGTTTATGCCCTATACGCTTGCTGACTTGTTGTGTGATCTCTTCGTCGGAAGAGTTTGCAGTATATCCAGAAAGAATAGTCTCATCTGCAGCCTCAACCATGATTCGATCATGGACTTCTTTACTGATAACAAGGTCTGCAATAGGGCGTGTTTTGCCTTCATGTAATGAAATAATGTTATGCAGGATACGATTTTCATCATCGTAGATGTCAAAACCGATCGTGTTTACAGGTAAATTTTCTTGAAGGTATTGGTAGAGGTTGGAAATTGCATTTTGCAGATCAAGCGTTGAACAAATGATATTCGTCACACTTCTAAAAAAGTCTGGTGGTGGCATAGGAGCCCCTTTTTATCTATCGTATGTGATAGTTTTCTTCTGTTCTGTTAAATATAACAGGCGTACTGTCAAATACAACAGTTATAGATGATATAAAATAACTTTAAGAAGTAACTTGCTGTTTTTTCAAAGTTATTTTCTTGGCACGCAGCTTGCTAAATAAATATGCTGCCGAACCAAATAAATCTGCACATTATCACCAAACTTGTTTCACCGTAATGACTGCTTAATGTTGGTTTTTTATCTAATGCCTCTACGAAGCAATATTTTAAAAAGCTAATGGTCATTGAGGCAGAAACAACCAGTAAAAAGACCTTCGGCAGTGTTTAATTATTACGAACCAAGATGTTATGGAATGACCAATCTATATCATTCGTTGGTTTAGCCTTATAAATTCATGACTTCAGAGTAATTCTTTCGAGGAGCATTATTCTGCATTTGCTGGGGAGCATTTCATGGAAAAGTTTAGAATTAGAAGTTTAATTTTTGTCCTTGTTGGACTCGCATTGTTGGTTCTTCAGGCTGTAATGCCGAAGAAATGACAAAAGAAGCAGTCGTTATAAAACCAGTAAAAGCTGTAGTTGTAAGCGGGGGAGCTGAGTTTGTAGAACGAGCCTTCCCGGGAACCGTAGTTGCCGGTGAGAAAGCTGAAATAGGCTTTCGCGTTGCAGGTCAGCTCAGTGAAATTATAGTAAAAGCCGGTGAGCGCGTGAAACGTGGACAGGTGATCGCTACATTAGATACCAGCGATTTTCAGACTCAGTTGAGAGGGTTGGACTCACAGTTGCTCGGTGCCCGTGCATCGTTGCAGGAGGCTGTTCTCAACTTTAAACGTAACTCTGTGTTGCTGAAGGACGATATTGTTTCCAAGGCAACATATGACAGCGCC
Above is a genomic segment from Halodesulfovibrio sp. MK-HDV containing:
- a CDS encoding sigma 54-interacting transcriptional regulator translates to MPPPDFFRSVTNIICSTLDLQNAISNLYQYLQENLPVNTIGFDIYDDENRILHNIISLHEGKTRPIADLVISKEVHDRIMVEAADETILSGYTANSSDEEITQQVSKRIGHKHFSGVICYLRIDGELLGVATFLRSKPYAFSEKEIEALSSLGDPLAIAMVNALKFDELKAVKDQLQDDNKFLQRELAKKAGETIIGARTGLKTTMNMISQVANTDVPVMLLGETGVGKEVLANALHRMSPRRDKPFITVNCGAIPDSLVDSVLFGHEKGAFTGAAQQRKGRFERANGGTLLLDEIGELPPDAQVRLLRVLQEKTIERVGGDTEIPIDARIVAATHRDLKKLVNEGKFREDLWFRLSTFPVVIPPLRERQVDIPLLLAHFLNSCSAKLGVQQPAVTPEGIENLTNYRWPGNVREMHNVVERQIILGQGAPLTFSTLTSPETTIGSFPQTTYNIAPTALPAATSVTLETQGTFPTLDEVTRMYIEKALRHCKGKIEGTEGAAQILGINASTLRHRMRKLDISFGKKR